GATCTTTTTCCTCTATCCAAATACCAGAATTATCCCTAAGCATATGAATTGAGTTATGCCTTCTTCTATTTGAAGCTACCACATGGAAATACTTAGTACATCTATCATGCTCTTCAAAAAACTTATCTCTATTATTTTCTAAccaatatatattttctattttattcCAGGTCTCCAGCTCTTCTTCTAATCTTTTCAAAACCTTTCTAGATATTAAATGTCCTGGTTTTGCATTTTCTCTAtcaatttttttaaattatttctcCCTTGTTTTTGAAAATATTCTTGAAACAGTTCTTATTCCAATATCTAAAGTCCTTAGCTAATTCTTTAAGAGTTTGTACTAAGCTATTCCCAGAATGTGTATTATTTTCAATCCATGCATTCTCTATAAACATATTATACTCTTTATGTTCTTTCCATCCTCTGAAGTATCTGTATGGTCTTTTACCATCTATTTTAAATGAACTAATATCAATAAGGAGTGGATTATGATCTGAAGAAACCCTAGACAAGTGATATATTGTAGTATCAGGGAATGTTTCAAACCATTTAACATTCACTAAACCCTATCAATACGTTCTCAAATGTTGTCTTCCCCTTCTCTTTGGTTAGACCAAGTAAAAAGATCCCCTTTAAAACGTTCTTTAAAACCCAAATcaataaaaccaacttttcttCATCTACCTCCTATCACATACAACAATGCTACACGTACCGTCAAACTAAGCTAAACAGAAACCGTTCGGACACAGAAAATTGGTGGGCCCCACCGTGGGGGAAAAGCAGAATTCCCATTTAAAAGCTGGCTGTGTGTACACGGTTTGTGTGTAGTTTATTTTCACGGTTTGACAAGAATTTTGTATCACATATTACCATAAAGGAAAATCCACTTAGCTCATCCAACATGGCTCGTCAAATATTATTATTTGAAATCCGATTGGAATTGCCCTTAGTAGGGCCGGGATATTTCTCTGAAAAACCAAGGTGAAGCCGGCCAAACGCCGAATTATGACTTTTATTTACATGCTAAGCTCACGTGACATTTCGTGTTTCCTTACAGTATTCACGTGATTTTACTTTGTATTGGGATGGTCTTCTCTTTTGAATGAAACGTctaaatttttattaatttctAAAGTACAGAAACGCATTCAACATCAAATGAATTAAAGAGCCAGAAACGTCACAACCATTAGTCCTTGCTCAATATAAATATACATAACCACAGTGGCTCTAAACACAGCATCTTATATTTTGAGTtctaaaatttcttttttgtttttcaaaaacttagcagagaaaatcaaaaacaaaaatggcTACCGTTATGGTTCGTGATCCAGTTCCTACTCCCCTTGAAGATGCAGAGGCGATCAGGAAGTCTCTTCAAGGTTAAATTTAATTAACATACACATTTATAGTGCACCATTGATGTCAGTTTCATGCAAATAACGTACTCGTTGTCTTGTGTTACATTTTGATAGGATGGGGCACAGATGAAAAAGGCCTGATTGAAGTTCTAGCACACAGAAACGCGGAACAAAGACAAGCAATAAGATTAGCTTATGAAGAACATTATCAAGAGGATCTCATCAAAAGGCTCGAATCCGAACTTTTCGGAGATTTTGAGGTTTTTGGTTCATTCATTTTCATTTCATTAAGGTAACTTAATGTTTCAAAACAATGTTAAATTTCAAACTATAATGACGCTTGTATACAGAAAGCTATGTACCGATGGATATTGGAACCAGTGGAACGTGATGCGACTTTAGCTAATGCCGCACTGAACAATAATGCACTACCTGATTACCCTGTTCTCATCGAAATGGCATGTGTGAAATCTCCAGACGAGTTTTTGGTTGTGAAACGTGCTTATCAGTGGCGTTACAAGCGTTCTCTAGAAGAAGACATCGCGTCGCACACAACGGGCGATTTCCgtaaggtatatatatatatatatatatgtatatgcgcTTTTTTTGCTATAGTTTTTAAGGTTGTTTTCTTTTGGTCTGGTTAAATTTCCGTGAGCATGATGTAGTTATATATTTATGAGAAATGATGTCAACATGACTGTAAGTTTTACCTTCGCAGCTCTTGTTTGCATTAGCAAGTGCATATAAGTATGATGGTTTGGAAATAAATGCGCCTTTAGCAAAGTCGGAGTCCGATATTCTTTGGAAATTGATAGAGAAAAAATCCTATAATGATGACGAGTTGATCAGGATATTAACTACAAGGAGCAATGCGCAGCTCAATGCCACTTTCAATATGTTTAAGGATGAACACAATATTTCTATTACTAAGGTATATTTATGTACAACTTTCTGAATATCTAAACACAAAATACAAAACTCTGAAGGAGTTTCTCCAACCCAGATATCGATACTAATAAGCGAGTATGTCTTGTTTCAGAGTTTATTGGAAGATCCAGCGAATGAATTTTTAGTCGCTTTGCGTATTGTTATCCGCTGCATAAGTAACCCTACTAAGTACTTCGTGAAGGTAATAATAacagattttgatgaagaaaaatTATTGATATAGCTCCAGGAGCAGGTAATTTATTTGGTCTTTTCTCTTGTATATGTGATTAGGTGCTGCGAAAGGCAATTCATCATCCTGGTACAGATGAAGACAGCCTTACCCGTGTTATAGTAACACATGCAGATAAGGATTTGAAGGTGATCAAGGAAAAGTATTACGAGAGAGACAGTGTAACTCTTGAAGATGCAATCGCCAAGGAGACTTCAGGTCACTACAAGGCCTTCCTCCTAGCTCTACTTGGTAACTGATGATCTCCCAGCCCAGGATCCTCGAAAATCATTTCAGCTTCGAGCAAATGCTTATCTAGCTAGCTAGTTCCCATCGATTTAATCTGCTTCATTTTGGTTTTAGTTGTTTCATTTTATGATACCGGCCGATGTTGCTAGGTAATAAAAGGTTTGCTTTCAAAGATTGTGTCCTGATAATGATGTTGATTTTAGTGTATTGTTCTAGGATTTGTGTGTTTAGAATTGATGCAAGCCCCAGTGGCGTCTAATTCAATATATTATTGGGCATACTCTTTCTAAGATTACAAGTAAAATTCAAATGTTCCCGTTTCTCAGgtgaaaacatcaattgtaaacgCAAACCATATAACATGCACCGCTGAcggtaaaagtaaaaaaaaaaaaatggtttgcgTACAAGTCCTGGTAAATACTAACAAGGCTGAAGTACAGTGTACTGTGATGAGAAGATAATGGTGAGTGAGTTCATTCCCAACAAAATTCATAAGGTGTGGTGATGGTGGGACTTTGTAAAAGTAAGCATACATGGTCCCATATGGAACACACAAACTcggaaaaatctcaaaattcttTGTCACAAGAAtcataaacacaaaaataaaaatgaatttctgGAGGGAGAGAGAAAATCTGTAATCTTGTTTCCCTCATCCTCTGCCCAATCAGTATTCCATTTGAGAATCCAAACCAACCAATAGGAACCCAGCAAACTTCATCACTCTGAACCTCTACAgataaaatcagaaaacaattAAATTACAACTccattaaaataaaaactcaggAAAATCATCAAGACATTGACGTTCGTCTATCTGCCACGGGTACAACAACAACTGAAATTAACCAATGCCACAAACACTCCACTTCGCCTATCTCCACACAATTACTTTACTTATACTCTTCACCATACAActtccaaagaagaagaagagaaacgaTTCAAACCCACATTTTAACAAaaaatcaaatctttctccctcTGTCTCTCCCCCAATCTCTAACTTAGTGTGGGTTCAACTTAAATTTTGAAGCTAAAGAGCTTCTTTAATGGCATCTTTAGTTTCTTCATCATTCACATTATCAACTTCTAAACCAGAGCTTTCATCTTTTTCTCAAAAGCATTTCTTCCTACATTCATTCTTACCCAAGAAGTGCAATCAAGGGGGTAACAGAAATGGTGGTTTGAGAGTTAAGTGTGTTGGAAATGGTTTGTTTACTCAAACCACACAAGAAGTTCGAAGAATTGTCCCAACTAGTAACAAGAATAATCTACCAAGAGTTAAGATTGTGTATGTAGTTCTTGAAGCTCAGTATCAAGCTGCTGTTTCTGAAGCTGTGAGAACTCTGAATAGAGAAGGAAAGTATGCGTCTTTTGAAGTTGTTGGTTACTTAGTTGAAGAACTAAGGGATAATTCAGCTTATGAAACATTCTGTAAAGATCTTGAAGATGCTAATATCTTCATTGGTTCTttgatttttgtggaagaacttgCACAGAAAGTTAAAGCTGCTGTTGAGAAACAAAGGGACAGAATGGATGCAGTCTTAGTGTTTCCATCAATGCCTGAAGTAATGAGACTTAATAAACTTGGTACCTTTAGTATGTCTCAACTTGGTCAATCAAAATCTCCATTCTTTCAGTtattcaagaagaagaagcaatcagCTGGTTTCTCAGATAGTATGTTGAAGCTTGTGAGAACTTTACCGAAAGTTCTCAAGTACTTGCCAAGTGATAAAGCTCAAGATGCTAGACTTTATATTCTCAGTTTGCAGTTCTGGCTTGGTGGCTCACCTGAGA
This portion of the Papaver somniferum cultivar HN1 chromosome 11, ASM357369v1, whole genome shotgun sequence genome encodes:
- the LOC113320595 gene encoding annexin-like protein RJ4; the protein is MATVMVRDPVPTPLEDAEAIRKSLQGWGTDEKGLIEVLAHRNAEQRQAIRLAYEEHYQEDLIKRLESELFGDFEKAMYRWILEPVERDATLANAALNNNALPDYPVLIEMACVKSPDEFLVVKRAYQWRYKRSLEEDIASHTTGDFRKLLFALASAYKYDGLEINAPLAKSESDILWKLIEKKSYNDDELIRILTTRSNAQLNATFNMFKDEHNISITKSLLEDPANEFLVALRIVIRCISNPTKYFVKVLRKAIHHPGTDEDSLTRVIVTHADKDLKVIKEKYYERDSVTLEDAIAKETSGHYKAFLLALLGN